Proteins encoded together in one Hevea brasiliensis isolate MT/VB/25A 57/8 chromosome 16, ASM3005281v1, whole genome shotgun sequence window:
- the LOC131174665 gene encoding blue copper protein 1b-like: protein MAVYARERKIYFLLVAVVPITTLAKEYIVGDESGWTVGYDYQAWAQGKDFQVGDKLVFQFPVGAHNVFKVNGTAFQNCTVPSLNEALTTGKDTIVLTTPGKKGYICGVGKHCEVGGQKLAIVVQSQAPAPAPSMAPSPLSGIPYKETAASKIPFINTPRW from the exons ATGGCGGTATATGCACGTGAAAGGAAG ATATATTTCCt CCTTGTTGCCGTTGTTCCAATCACAACTTTGGCAAAAGAGTACATAGTTGGGGACGAATCAGGGTGGACTGTTGGCTATGATTATCAAGCTTGGGCTCAAGGCAAGGACTTCCAAGTTGGAGACAAACTAG TCTTCCAGTTTCCTGTTGGTGCCCACAATGTGTTTAAGGTGAATGGAACCGCCTTCCAGAACTGCACTGTGCCATCATTAAACGAGGCTTTGACTACTGGAAAAGATACAATTGTCTTAACAACACCTGGAAAAAAAGGGTATATTTGTGGAGTCGGCAAGCACTGCGAGGTTGGTGGCCAAAAACTTGCCATAGTTGTGCAATCTCAAGCTCCCGCTCCAGCTCCAAGCATGGCACCTTCTCCACTCAGCGGTATACCTTACAAGGAAACGGCTGCCAGTAAGATACCATTTATCAACACTCCTCGGTGGTGA
- the LOC110634386 gene encoding receptor-like protein 7 yields MGNESEAQVLGEGQIKLELSFENFLVLDGVFHVHSIRKNLISASLLDQHDFRLVLGSNKVVISKHGNFIGKGYFVLGSNEVVISKHSNFIGKGYLVDGLYKLNVMPSSINAVSFASVINIEYEPKTYNDAMISVDAPFWKEAIKGEMDSLTSNKTWVLYDLSPEETKSTSGYVFTISGGAVSWKSTKQTIISCSTMKVELMALDAASTEAESESNVADLLTKGLACQQILQTLRGMGLKPIKLLLEGSPSECGGGVTTVKIQLLLLLLLNSQCHGDESSALLQFKESLILDSSVSSGPNAHPKVKAWNTNGSDCCLWEGVECDQATGYVINLDLSSSWLHGSINSSCSLFRLVHLHSLNLADNDFNQSMIPPEFGNFSGLNQLNLSLSAFSGQIPQEILKLSKLESLDLSGNVLQLRNPDLGSLVDMLTNLKQLHLGEVDISSTIPHSLANFSSLTSLVLEDCGLYGDFPTGIFQLPNLQLLNINSNPFLTGYLPEFNQSSLLELLFVGNTSFSGNLPYSIDSLKSLHHLDASNCQFSGLVPSSLANLTQLTYLSLAFNNMSSWTFSWLDKLTKLSYLDLDQTNLYGNIPASFQNLSRLSAIRIRTNQLTGRFPSWLGNLTQLTVLALSENNMYGPVPESVSWLTNLQIFELVSNSFSGTLKFDMFLNMKSLWDLQLTDNSLSVIFNPNTNATVPQLNILGLGSCNLTEFPDFLRGQDQLGFLVLSGNNIHGKIPKWMLNVSKETLWSLELSSNFLTGFEEPPALLPWASLMVLYLSSNNLQGPLPIPPPSMVYYNFSNNQLTGEISEMICNLTSLSVLDLSNNNLSGLLPQCLGYLGNSLLILNLRNNSLGGAIPPTYTKECQLTLVDFSQNQMEGQIPRSLANCTRLETLDLGDNMIHDTFPSWLGTLPELRVLILRSNRFYGAIGKPEQTQIDFPKLHIIDLSFNSFTGKLPSQQFENWVAMKDLGSDQLAYLQSNTGFKVHSFTWRGSLNLTWSDSYDHSVTVSNKGILTEYTKILEFFTAVDLSSNKFEGDIPPVIGTLKALLLLNLSNNDLTGKIPPELGEMTSIESLDLSGNKLSGEIPKQLTQLTFLAFLNVSYNRLAGPIPQGNQFSTFENNSFEGNSGLCGQPLSKECGGNQPPYLTSQEDEGSDTAFRFTWGIIAAGFAFGFMMGGLMGHIAFERKKEWLMKTFRVRQKKRRLEIRGHNNRI; encoded by the exons ATGGGGAATGAGAGTGAGGCTCAAGTCTTAGGAGAAGGCCAAATAAAACTGGAATTGTCTTTTGAAAATTTTCTTGTATTAGATGGAGTCTTTCATGTTCATTCTATTAGGAAAAATTTAATTAGTGCATCTTTGTTAGATCAACATGATTTTAGACTTGTTCTTGGTTCTAATAAAGTTGTTATTAGTAAACATGGTAATTTTATTGGTAAAggttattttgttcttggttccaATGAAGTTGTTATTAGTAAACATAGTAATTTTATTGGTAAAGGTTATTTGGTTGATGGACTTTATAAGTTGAATGTAATGCCTTCTTCTATTAATGCAGTTTCTTTTGCttctgttattaatattgaat ATGAACCTAAAACATATAATGATGCTATGATTTCTGTTGATGCTCCATTTTGGAAAGAAGCAATTAAGGGCGAGATGGATTCTCTTACTTCTAATAAAACTTGGGTTTTATATGATCTTTCACCTG AAGAAACTAAATCAACTAGTGGTTATGTTTTTACCATTAGCGGTGGTGCAGTCTCATGGAAGTCTACAAAACAAACAATTATTTCTTGCTCTACTATGAAAGTAGAATTAATGGCTCTAGATGCTGCTAGTACTGAAGCAGA GTCTGAAAGTAATGTTGCGGATTTGCTCACTAAAGGACTGGCATGCCAACAAATTCTTCAAACATTGAGGGGAATGGGATTGAAGCCTATAAA ATTGCTCTTGGAGGGTTCACCTAGTGAGTGTGGTGGTGGGGTCACCACTGtgaaaattcag TTGCTGCTGCTGCTTCTTCTAAACAGCCAGTGTCATGGTGATGAGAGCTCCGCCTTGTTGCAATTCAAGGAAAGCCTCATCCTTGACAGTTCTGTTTCTTCTGGTCCAAATGCACATCCAAAGGTGAAAGCATGGAACACTAATGGTAGTGACTGTTGCTTATGGGAAGGCGTTGAATGCGATCAGGCCACTGGTTATGTGATTAACCTTGACCTAAGCAGTAGCTGGCTTCATGGTTCAATCAATTCCAGTTGCAGCCTCTTCCGCCTTGTTCATCTTCATAGTCTCAATCTTGCTGATAATGACTTCAATCAGTCCATGATTCCTCCTGAATTTGGTAACTTTTCTGGGTTGAATCAGCTCAATCTTTCTCTCTCTGCCTTTTCTGGTCAAATTCCACAAGAAATCTTGAAGCTGTCAAAATTAGAGTCACTTGATCTCTCAGGAAATGTATTGCAGCTCCGAAATCCAGACCTGGGAAGTCTAGTTGACATGTTAACTAACTTGAAGCAACTTCATTTAGGTGAAGTTGACATATCTTCTACCATTCCTCATTCCCTGGCGAACTTTTCTTCCTTGACATCTCTAGTTCTTGAAGATTGTGGCCTCTATGGAGACTTTCCTACAGGAATTTTCCAGCTGCCTAATCTTCAACTTCTCAACATAAACTCTAATCCTTTTCTCACAGGATATTTGCCAGAATTTAACCAAAGCAGCCTTCTTGAATTGCTTTTTGTGGGGAACACCAGCTTTTCTGGTAATCTACCATATTCAATTGATAGCCTTAAGTCATTGCATCATCTGGACGCAAGTAATTGCCAGTTTTCGGGTCTAGTTCCGTCTTCACTAGCAAACCTTACTCAGCTAACTTACCTCTCACTTGCGTTTAATAACATGAGCAGTTGGACCTTTTCTTGGCTTGATAAACTAACCAAACTCTCTTATTTGGATTTAGACCAAACCAATTTATATGGAAACATCCCAGCCTCATTTCAGAACCTGAGTCGGCTTTCTGCAATACGCATTCGTACAAATCAACTAACAGGTCGATTTCCATCTTGGCTAGGGAACCTTACCCAATTAACAGTATTGGCACTTTCAGAGAATAACATGTATGGTCCTGTCCCAGAGTCAGTTTCTTGGCTCACCAATCTTCAAATTTTTGAACTAGTATCTAATTCCTTTAGTGGCACTCTAAAATTTGACATGTTTCTAAACATGAAATCCCTCTGGGACCTCCAGTTAACAGATAACAGCTTGTCAGTAATTTTTAATCCTAATACCAATGCCACTGTTCCACAGTTAAACATTTTAGGACTAGGTTCCTGCAACTTGACTGAATTCCCAGACTTTTTGCGTGGCCAAGATCAACTGGGGTTTTTAGTCCTTTCTGGCAACAACATTCATGGTAAGATACCTAAATGGATGCTGAATGTAAGTAAGGAAACTCTTTGGTCTTTAGAACTGAGCTCCAACTTTCTAACAGGTTTTGAGGAACCTCCAGCACTTCTTCCCTGGGCTAGTCTTATGGTTCTGTACCTTTCATCTAACAATCTGCAAGGTCCACTACCAATTCCACCACCTTCTATggtttattataatttttcaaacaaTCAATTGACAGGGGAAATTTCAGAAATGATCTGCAATTTAacttctctttcagtccttgatttgTCCAATAATAATCTGAGTGGCCTGCTTCCGCAGTGCTTAGGCTACTTAGGCAATTCTTTATTAATACTAAATCTACGGAACAATAGCCTTGGTGGCGCCATCCCTCCAACATACACCAAGGAATGTCAACTGACATTAGTTGATTTTAGCCAGAATCAGATGGAGGGGCAAATACCAAGATCATTGGCCAATTGTACCAGGCTAGAGACTCTTGATCTCGGAGACAATATGATACATGATACCTTTCCGTCCTGGTTAGGCACTCTGCCAGAGTTAAGGGTTCTCATTTTGCGATCAAATAGGTTCTATGGTGCAATAGGAAAACCTGAACAAACCCAAATTGACTTCCCTAAATTGCATATCATTGATCTTTCCTTCAATAGTTTTACAGGGAAGTTACCATCTCAACAATTTGAGAATTGGGTTGCCATGAAAGATTTGGGTTCAGATCAGTTGGCCTATTTGCAGTCAAATACAGGTTTCAAAGTACATTCCTTTACATGGAGAGGTTCATTGAATTTGACGTGGTCAGACTCATATGATCATTCAGTGACAGTGTCAAACAAAGGCATATTGACAGAATATACAAAAATTCTCGAGTTCTTTACAGCCGTTGATCTCTCAAGCAACAAATTTGAAGGTGACATTCCTCCAGTCATTGGGACTTTGAAAGCACTTCTCCTGCTAAATCTTTCCAACAATGATCTTACTGGTAAAATCCCACCAGAGCTGGGAGAAATGACGTCGATCGAATCTTTAGACCTTTCTGGAAACAAGCTCTCAGGAGAGATACCTAAACAGCTGACACAACTCACTTTTCTGGCATTCTTGAATGTATCATATAATCGTCTCGCAGGTCCAATACCACAAGGGAACCAATTCAGTACCTTCGAAAACAATTCATTCGAGGGGAATTCTGGGCTTTGCGGACAACCTCTGTCAAAGGAATGTGGTGGAAACCAGCCACCATATTTAACCTCCCAAGAAGATGAAGGCTCGGACACTGCATTTCGTTTCACATGGGGGATAATTGCGGCAGGATTTGCATTTGGGTTCATGATGGGAGGATTGATGGGTCACATTGCTTTTGAGAGGAAGAAAGAGTGGTTGATGAAGACATTCAGAGTGAGGCAGAAGAAAAGACGCTTGGAAATAAGAGGACACAATAACAGGATCTGA
- the LOC110634402 gene encoding protein LATERAL ROOT PRIMORDIUM 1, whose translation MGMFVVSPASFNHHHQHQHQHESTINLATDPINGPNATATALGVGVGVGVIPLLTAAPCLPPQNMDDQDLLNNGRNKISGIQFWQHQSSHHHNQSNIRKTTASILDHDNSSANLLQSGNNTSAVAGIGGNSASSGATTCQDCGNQAKKDCSHRRCRTCCKSRGYDCATHVRSTWVPAARRRERQLMAATAGGGAGSSGSTSGVKKPRLINSQTTTTSHTSTSNTTPPRSFDTSSSHQDASFKEALPGLVRAQAVFKCVRVTAVDDGEDEYAYQAVVNICGHVFKGFLYDQGVEGRDGFPNIAELHLGGASSGGGGNGGGRNGASSSPIIDPSDVYGASGGGLLGGSSYGNPIN comes from the exons ATGGGCATGTTTGTTGTTAGCCCTGCTTCCTTTAATCACCACCACCAGCATCAGCACCAGCATGAGTCGACCATTAATCTAGCCACTGATCCCATCAATGGCCCAAATGCTACTGCTACTGCGCTTGGTGTTGGTGTGGGTGTAGGCGTTATTCCACTTCTCACGGCCGCTCCATGCCTTCCGCCGCAAAACATGGATGATCAAGATTTGCTGAATAACGGGCGCAACAAAATTAGTGGAATCCAGTTCTGGCAACACCAGTCATCTCATCACCACAACCAGTCTAATATAAGGAAAACTACTGCTTCGATTCTCGATCACGATAATTCTTCCGCGAATCTGCTTCAAAGCGGTAACAATACCAGTGCCGTTGCTGGTATTGGTGGTAATTCAGCTTCATCTGGGGCAACAACGTGCCAAGACTGTGGAAACCAGGCCAAGAAAGATTGCAGCCATAGGAGGTGCAGGACGTGCTGTAAAAGTCGTGGTTATGATTGCGCTACTCACGTCAGAAGCACGTGGGTACCGGCGGCCAGGAGGAGGGAGCGTCAGCTAATGGCAGCTACAGCCGGGGGAGGTGCTGGTTCTTCGGGGTCTACTTCAGGGGTCAAGAAACCTAGACTCATAAACTCACAAACCACCACAACTTCTCATACTTCCACTTCTAACACTACTCCCCCAAGAAGCTTCGATACTAGCTCCAGTCACCAAG ATGCGAGTTTTAAAGAGGCATTGCCAGGGCTAGTACGTGCACAGGCGGTTTTCAAGTGTGTTAGAGTGACGGCAGTGGATGATGGGGAAGATGAGTATGCGTATCAGGCTGTGGTAAATATTTGTGGCCATGTGTTTAAAGGGTTTCTATATGATCAAGGTGTTGAAGGAAGAGATGGGTTCCCTAATATAGCAGAATTGCATTTGGGTGGTGCTagcagtggtggtggtggtaacgGAGGAGGAAGGAATGGAGCCTCATCTTCCCCGATTATTGATCCTTCAGATGTTTATGGTGCATCCGGTGGAGGGTTGCTGGGAGGTTCAAGCTATGGTAATCCAATAAATTGA